A genomic window from Streptomyces broussonetiae includes:
- a CDS encoding DUF6278 family protein — protein MNLPFLGHRQKKNGGTALPSDPEGVAALLSECELLRSQAVQAGIRLDDTPASLEALDQLVPRWRDDAETLPWLGHDAGLYLGTVVVRTVPGAGWRIRSDGEPVVVLASGREIEVAEAGQEWAASGVPELSQLYAEIAET, from the coding sequence ATGAACCTTCCGTTCCTGGGCCACCGGCAGAAGAAGAACGGCGGCACGGCGCTCCCCTCCGACCCCGAGGGCGTCGCCGCCCTGCTGTCCGAGTGCGAGCTGCTCCGCTCCCAGGCGGTCCAGGCGGGCATCCGCCTGGACGACACCCCGGCCTCCCTGGAGGCCCTGGACCAGCTCGTCCCGCGCTGGCGCGACGACGCCGAGACCCTGCCCTGGCTGGGCCATGACGCGGGGCTCTATCTGGGCACGGTCGTGGTGCGCACCGTGCCCGGCGCCGGCTGGCGCATCCGCTCCGACGGCGAGCCCGTCGTCGTGCTGGCCTCCGGGCGGGAGATCGAGGTCGCGGAGGCCGGGCAGGAGTGGGCTGCGAGCGGCGTCCCCGAACTGTCCCAGCTGTACGCGGAGATCGCCGAGACCTGA
- a CDS encoding exodeoxyribonuclease III has translation MRIATWNVNSITARLPRLLAWLESSGTDVLCLQEAKVAEEQFPFDQLRELGYESAVHATGRWNGVAVLSRVGVEDVVKGLPGDPGYDGVSEPRAISATCGPLRVWSVYVPNGREVGHPHYAYKIQWFEALKAAVAGDAGGSRPFAVMGDYNVAPTDDDVYDTAAFEGLTHVTPAERAALAALRETGLHDVVPRPLKYDHPYTYWDYRQLCFPKNRGMRIDLVYGNAPFTQAVKDSYVDREERKGKGASDHAPVVVDLDV, from the coding sequence ATGCGCATCGCCACCTGGAACGTGAACTCGATCACCGCCCGCCTGCCAAGGCTCCTGGCCTGGCTGGAGAGCAGCGGCACGGACGTGCTCTGCCTGCAGGAGGCCAAGGTCGCCGAGGAGCAGTTCCCGTTCGACCAGCTGCGCGAGCTGGGCTACGAGTCGGCGGTGCACGCCACCGGCCGGTGGAACGGCGTGGCGGTGCTCTCCCGCGTCGGTGTCGAGGACGTGGTCAAGGGCCTGCCCGGCGACCCGGGCTACGACGGCGTCAGCGAGCCCCGGGCCATCTCGGCGACCTGCGGTCCGCTGCGCGTGTGGTCGGTCTACGTCCCGAACGGCCGCGAGGTGGGCCACCCGCACTACGCCTACAAGATCCAGTGGTTCGAGGCCCTGAAGGCCGCCGTCGCCGGTGATGCGGGCGGCAGCCGCCCGTTCGCCGTCATGGGGGACTACAACGTGGCGCCGACGGACGACGACGTCTACGACACGGCCGCCTTCGAGGGCCTCACCCATGTCACCCCCGCCGAGCGCGCGGCCCTGGCCGCGCTGCGCGAGACGGGCCTGCACGACGTCGTGCCCCGCCCGCTCAAGTACGACCACCCCTACACCTACTGGGACTACCGCCAGCTCTGCTTCCCGAAGAACCGCGGCATGCGCATCGACCTGGTGTACGGCAACGCACCCTTCACCCAGGCCGTCAAGGACTCCTACGTGGACCGCGAGGAACGCAAGGGCAAGGGTGCCTCCGATCACGCGCCGGTGGTGGTCGACCTCGACGTGTGA
- a CDS encoding MBL fold metallo-hydrolase, with translation MKLTKKSHACVRLEKDGQSLVIDPGGFSEEDAALGADAILITHEHPDHFDEFRLRAAMENNPAARIWTLRSVAEQIESAFPGRVHTVGHGDTFTAAGFDVQVHGELHAVIHPDIPRITNVGYLVDGGKVFHPGDALTVPHQDVETLMLPVMAPWNKISEVIDYVREVKPQRAYDVHDALLTDLARPIYDRQIGALGGTDHRRLTPGDSAEV, from the coding sequence ATGAAGCTCACGAAGAAGTCCCATGCCTGTGTCCGTCTGGAGAAGGACGGACAGAGCCTCGTCATCGACCCCGGAGGGTTCAGCGAGGAGGACGCCGCGCTCGGCGCGGACGCCATCCTGATCACGCACGAACACCCGGACCACTTCGACGAGTTCCGGCTCCGGGCCGCCATGGAGAACAACCCGGCGGCCCGGATCTGGACCCTCAGGTCGGTGGCGGAGCAGATCGAGTCGGCCTTCCCGGGCCGGGTGCACACCGTCGGCCACGGCGACACCTTCACCGCGGCAGGCTTCGACGTCCAGGTCCATGGCGAACTGCACGCCGTCATCCACCCGGACATCCCGCGCATCACCAACGTCGGCTACCTCGTCGACGGCGGCAAGGTCTTCCACCCCGGCGACGCCCTCACCGTCCCCCACCAGGACGTGGAGACGCTGATGCTTCCGGTGATGGCCCCCTGGAACAAGATCTCCGAGGTCATCGACTACGTCCGCGAGGTGAAGCCGCAGCGCGCCTACGACGTCCACGACGCCCTGCTCACCGACCTCGCCCGCCCGATCTACGACCGCCAGATCGGCGCCCTGGGCGGTACCGACCACCGTCGGCTGACGCCGGGAGACTCCGCCGAGGTGTGA
- a CDS encoding glutamate ABC transporter substrate-binding protein gives MIRSTRVPRALCTALGASLALLAAACGKEGSPPGKGPAADRLPHYRVAQGFTLPASRTWTRAKKRGYFVVGAKEDQPYLGEKDPATGTYAGFDIEIARMMSASLGLPPHTVRFRTIASANRETALQNGQIDYYVGTYTINAGRKKLVGFAGPYYMAGQSLLVHKAERDIHGPEDLDGRRVCSAAGSTPYQRIRADYPKAVLVSYDTYSVCVDNLLTYQVDAVTTDDAILIGYAAKAPGELKVVGRPFSKEPYGIGVPRSDNALRFALNDALEAREKNGDWKKAYEATLGLSGVPAPTPPAIDRYPAS, from the coding sequence GTGATCCGTAGCACCCGTGTGCCTCGCGCCCTGTGCACCGCCCTCGGCGCCTCGCTCGCGCTGCTCGCCGCCGCCTGCGGCAAGGAGGGCAGCCCGCCCGGCAAGGGCCCAGCCGCCGACAGGCTTCCGCACTACCGGGTGGCCCAGGGCTTCACCCTGCCCGCCTCCCGGACCTGGACCCGGGCGAAGAAGCGCGGTTACTTCGTCGTGGGCGCCAAGGAGGACCAGCCCTACCTCGGCGAGAAGGATCCGGCGACCGGCACCTACGCCGGCTTCGACATCGAGATCGCCAGGATGATGTCCGCCTCCCTCGGCCTCCCGCCGCACACCGTCCGCTTCCGGACGATCGCCTCCGCCAACCGCGAGACCGCCCTGCAGAACGGCCAGATCGACTACTACGTCGGCACCTACACCATCAACGCGGGCCGCAAGAAGCTCGTCGGCTTCGCCGGGCCGTACTACATGGCCGGACAGTCCCTGCTGGTCCACAAGGCGGAGCGCGACATCCACGGCCCCGAGGACCTCGACGGCAGACGCGTCTGCTCGGCCGCCGGTTCCACGCCGTACCAGCGCATCCGGGCCGACTACCCCAAGGCGGTCCTGGTCTCCTACGACACCTACTCGGTCTGTGTCGACAACCTGCTCACCTACCAGGTCGACGCGGTCACGACCGACGACGCCATCCTCATCGGCTACGCGGCCAAGGCTCCCGGCGAGTTGAAGGTCGTCGGCAGGCCGTTCTCGAAGGAGCCGTACGGCATCGGAGTCCCGCGCAGCGACAACGCCCTGCGCTTCGCCCTGAACGACGCCCTGGAGGCCCGTGAGAAGAACGGCGACTGGAAGAAGGCGTACGAGGCCAC
- a CDS encoding amino acid ABC transporter ATP-binding protein: MAVDPLIELLGVNKYYGALHVLRDVDLTVGKGEVVVVIGPSGSGKSTLCRTINRLETIQSGTITLEGRPLPQEGRALARLRAEVGMVFQSFNLFAHKTVLQNVSLAQVKVRRRRRDEADRHSRELLDRVGLLAHADKYPAQLSGGQQQRVAIARALAMEPKVMLFDEPTSALDPEMINEVLEVMRQLARDGMTMVVVTHEMGFARASANRVVFMAEGRIIEDRAPEEFFTNPRSERAKDFLSKILKH, encoded by the coding sequence ATGGCCGTCGATCCGTTGATCGAGCTGCTGGGCGTCAACAAGTACTACGGGGCACTGCATGTCCTCAGGGACGTCGACCTCACCGTCGGCAAGGGGGAGGTGGTCGTGGTCATCGGCCCGTCGGGGTCGGGAAAGTCGACGCTGTGCAGGACGATCAACCGACTGGAGACCATCCAGTCCGGCACCATCACGCTCGAGGGCCGGCCGCTGCCCCAGGAGGGCAGGGCCCTCGCCCGGCTGCGCGCCGAGGTCGGCATGGTCTTCCAGTCATTCAACCTCTTCGCCCACAAGACGGTCCTGCAGAACGTCTCCCTCGCACAGGTCAAGGTCCGTCGGCGCAGGAGGGACGAGGCCGACCGCCATTCCCGTGAACTCCTCGACCGGGTCGGCCTGCTCGCGCACGCCGACAAGTACCCGGCGCAGCTCTCCGGCGGCCAGCAGCAGCGCGTGGCCATCGCCCGTGCCCTCGCCATGGAGCCCAAGGTGATGCTCTTCGACGAGCCCACCTCCGCCCTCGACCCGGAGATGATCAACGAGGTGCTGGAGGTCATGCGGCAGCTTGCCCGCGACGGCATGACCATGGTCGTCGTCACCCACGAGATGGGCTTCGCCCGCGCCTCCGCCAACCGGGTCGTCTTCATGGCCGAAGGCCGCATCATCGAGGACCGCGCCCCGGAGGAGTTCTTCACCAACCCGCGCAGCGAGCGCGCCAAGGACTTCCTCTCCAAGATCCTCAAGCACTGA